One stretch of Methanobacterium veterum DNA includes these proteins:
- a CDS encoding prenyltransferase, protein MPQDMDFFLDILNSIKKYLCNNLFNNIMKIDGDALIKIVKLGRPVFLFDGFLLFIMGALLAVIFNAEFSLTKFIMGYSILLLCHLAVHYSNDYYDFKTDSLSGPSTVSAGSGILLENPELKQFSKGLAIALNLLSVVLAAVFIIIFSYPIEFFLLAVFGNFLAWFYTAPPLKLAYNRLGEVSNALYGILLPSAGFFTLMGMLTIPMLIFTIPLAFSRLFLTNSANIPDMEGDKLGGKITLIVANGRRFGFKFIGISAFMMTLSFALISFTGLYPQVLNFKVLTFISVIPLSLGIMELLKMPSDRELATKYATFNIKSIFLIGLLINSYFAFLILS, encoded by the coding sequence ATGCCCCAAGATATGGACTTTTTTTTAGATATCTTAAATAGTATTAAAAAATATTTATGTAATAATTTATTTAATAATATTATGAAAATTGATGGGGATGCCCTGATAAAAATCGTTAAATTAGGAAGGCCAGTGTTCCTGTTTGATGGATTTTTGCTTTTCATTATGGGTGCCCTTTTAGCGGTTATTTTCAATGCTGAATTTAGTTTAACTAAATTTATAATGGGTTATTCAATTTTGCTTTTATGTCATCTTGCTGTTCATTACAGTAATGATTATTACGACTTTAAAACAGACAGCCTTTCAGGGCCTAGCACTGTTTCTGCAGGTAGTGGTATACTACTTGAAAACCCTGAATTAAAGCAATTTTCAAAGGGATTAGCTATTGCACTTAATTTGCTGTCAGTAGTTCTTGCAGCTGTTTTCATTATTATTTTTTCATACCCTATTGAATTTTTCTTACTGGCGGTATTTGGTAATTTTTTAGCATGGTTTTACACTGCACCTCCTTTAAAATTAGCTTACAACAGGCTTGGTGAAGTTTCTAATGCTCTTTATGGAATTTTACTGCCTTCTGCTGGATTTTTTACTTTAATGGGAATGTTAACTATTCCTATGTTGATTTTTACTATACCTCTTGCTTTTTCAAGGCTCTTTCTAACTAACAGTGCCAATATTCCAGATATGGAAGGGGATAAACTGGGAGGTAAAATAACGCTGATTGTAGCAAATGGCCGCAGGTTTGGTTTTAAGTTTATTGGAATTTCCGCATTTATGATGACTTTATCATTTGCTTTAATATCATTTACTGGTCTTTATCCTCAGGTTTTAAATTTTAAGGTGCTCACTTTTATTTCAGTAATTCCTTTAAGTTTGGGGATAATGGAGCTTCTAAAAATGCCTTCAGATAGAGAATTAGCTACAAAATACGCTACATTTAATATTAAATCAATATTTTTAATTGGCCTTTTAATTAACAGTTATTTTGCATTTTTAATCTTATCGTAA